The following coding sequences are from one Danaus plexippus chromosome 13 unlocalized genomic scaffold, MEX_DaPlex mxdp_15, whole genome shotgun sequence window:
- the LOC116770388 gene encoding uncharacterized protein LOC116770388: protein MKNWPLHIVLVATFAVGYISAQNEDELHIPMEPDNQFPPDHSEADGLIEGSGDGVMDAPEENATTEANKLSGVQVSTLLHDDESETQSNSSDLPCPKPCVCHTEGDAEDFVVDCSGYGLTEFPSPIDPRTTTLKLHNNKFTEIPKAVSELQKLKILNANNNSIMELGLGSVSELPELEILKLANNRLIEYPKDLKNSFSLNKLKELDIGGNDIRTVLSPELFSSFKKLNKITLPESGSGIALDLCTSLLGSLETVCTESCASKTFDCPNAPPNIEEDLLDATLPGMIPLLSDHDDSNSDPGVESDNTKHEQSSNVPPLQAASDDDQPNVQTTVATPVTPPASKEETTASSGNLPVNEFSLRKAVDNASEDNIKANAEIEKLNESTTAQPVVKVGAAIDGKKSGGVDKSVIGIIVAGMIVIVAVVSIKKNWSSIKKRFSSTPRPNERSDGNANGTTPEEVPLQDKSPV from the exons ATGAAGAACTGGCCTCTGCACATAGTTTTAGTGGCGACCTTCGC GGTCGGCTACATATCAGCACAGAATGAAGACGAGTTACACATACCCATGGAACCTGATAATCAATTCCCACCAGATCATTCAGAAGCAGACGGTCTAATAGAGGGCAGTGGGGATGGAGTGATGGATGCACCAGAAGAAAATGCCACTACTGAAGCTAATAAACTTAGCGGTGTGCAAGTGTCGACACTGCTACATGATGATGAATCAGAAACACAGTCAAATTCCTCTGATCTACCATGTCCGAAACCTTGCGTGTGTCACACTGAAGGGGACGCTGAAGACTTTGTAGTTGATTGTTCAGGATATGGACTAACGGAATTTCCCTCACCCATAGATCCCAGAACGACcactttaaaattacacaacAACAAATTCACCGAAATACCAAAAGCAGTTTCCGAGCTTCaaaagttgaaaattttaaatgccaACAACAATTCTATTATGGAATTAGGACTTGGG tcagTCAGTGAACTACCTGAGTTAGAGATTCTAAAGCTGGCCAACAATCGATTAATTGAATATCCAAAGGATTTAAAGAATAGTTTctccttaaataaattaaaggaaCTGGACATCGGTGGCAATGACATCCGAACG gTCCTTTCTCcagaattattttcaagttttaaaaagttaaacaaaataacactACCGGAGAGTGGTTCTGGTATTGCTTTAGACCTGTGTACTTCTTTACTGGGGAGCTTAGAAACTGTGTGCACAGAATCATGTGCATCAAAAACATTCGATTGTCCTAATGCTCCTCCAAATATAGAAGAGGACCTGCTGGATGCGACATTGCCAGGCATGATTCCATTGCTGTCCGACCACGACGATAGCAACAGTGACCCTGGTGTGGAGTCTGATAATACTAAGCATGAGCAATCTTCTAATGTCCCACCATTGCAAGCTGCGAGCGATGACGACCAACCAAATGTACAAACTACAGTAGCAACTCCAGTTACACCACCAGCATCAAAAGAGGAAACTACAGCGAGCAGTGGAAACCTACCAGTAAATGAATTCTCCCTTCGAAAGGCTGTTGATAATGCTTcagaagataatataaaagcaaatGCGGAAATTGAAAAACTTAACGAATCTACTACAGCTCAGCCGGTGGTTAAGGTTGGAGCCGCCATTGACGGTAAAAAATCTGGAGGAGTTGATAAAAGTGTTATAGGTATCATAGTCGCTGGTATGATTGTGATTGTCGCTGTTGTTTCAATTAAGAAAAACTGGAGCTCCATTAAGAAAAGGTTCAGTTCGACGCCGAGACCTAATGAGAGGTCTGATGGGAATGCAAATGGCACAACACCTGAAGAAGTCCCATTACAAGACAAATCACCTGTTTAA